A stretch of DNA from Natrinema halophilum:
ACCGGCTGGACCCGCTCGCGTACACCGACGGGTTCGAGACGCTCAGTGACGGCGCTCCCTCGGTCGACGTGGGCGACACTGATGCGGTCTTCTGGAACACCTACGTCTCAGGGACGAGAACTGAGGTCGACGACCCGGAGACGTTCGATCGATCACGAGTCTTTGGTCCCACCGTCGAAAGCGGCGTCGTCGTACCGATCGGTGATCACGGTCTCTTCGCAGTTGCGTCTGGAGAGAACCCGATCGACGACGAGGCTCGGCAACTGATCGAGACGCTCGCCGCGACGACCGAAGCCGCGTTCGACCGCATCGAGAGCGAGGCCAGCCTTCTCGAAAGGGAGGCGGAACTCGAAGACCGAAACCGTCGGCTCAACCGCCAGATGGCAACCACGGAACTCATCAGGCGGATCGACCAGTTGCTCATCGGTGCGGACAGCCAGGAGGAAATCGAGCGGACCGTTCCGGAACGGCTGGTCGAGGCTGACGACATCGCCTTCGCCTGGATCGGCTCACTCGAATCCAGCGGCACACATCTCGTCCCTCGTACCTGGGCCGGCGAGGGACAGGAGTATCTGGACGATGTCTCGCTGTCCTACGACGCGTCGACCGAACCGGCCGCCCGAACCGCCCGGACGGAAACCCCGACCGTCGTCCCGAACGTCGTCGAGGGGCTTCAGAACGAGCCCTGGCGACGAGATGCACTGGATCGAGAATTTCAATCGGTCATCAGCGTCCCGCTGTCTTACGCCGAGTACACCTACGGGGTGCTCACGATGTACGCCACCGAGCCGGATGCGTTTGCCGACCTCGAGCGATCGGTCGTGACGGAACTCGGCGAGGGGATTGCAAACGCGATTACGGCGGTGAAAACGCGGGAAGCGCTACACGCAGAAACTGTAATCGAGCTCACACTTCAGATCGATGAGTCGACCGACCTGCTCTCCCGGATCGCGGCGATGACGGGTGCGCACGTCGAATACGACGGGCTCGGGACACACACCGCCGATGAGACGCTGCTGTTCTTCGCAACGAGCGGCATCCCGCCCGACGAGGTCCGCTCCGCGCTCGAGGAGATCGTCTCGGTCACCGATTACCGGCTGATTAGCGACGCCGACGACGACTGTCGCTTCGAGGTGTCCGTCTCGGGCGACACGATCGCCTCGCGGCTGGTCCGCCACGGCGGGAGTCCGCGCTCGATGCACGCAGACGGTGATCGGATCGAGGTCACCGTTGACGTCCCGATGGGTACCGACGTCCGCGAATTCGTCGAGATGCTCCGCGAGCAGCACGCACCCGTCGAGTTGCAGGGCCGCCGTCACGTCGAGCGCTCCATGGGAACCCGAAGCGAACTCGTAACGACGCTGTTCGATGCACTGACCGATCGACAGCTCGAGGTGCTCCGGACCGCCTACTTCGCCGGCTTCTTCGACTGGCCTCGCGAGACGAACGGTGAGGAACTCGCCGACATGCTCGAGGTGACCCAGCCGACGGTCAACCGGCACTTGCGGATCGGCCAGCAGCGCCTGTTGGCGCAGTTGTTCGAGACCGATCCGCTTTCGTCCGCCGGTACGTCGTAAGTTCCGGCGCCTTCGGCAGGGAAATATCCAAGGCCGCGGCTACCGTAGTCGAGGGTATGGAAACGCCCGTTCGTTCGGCTCGTCGCGAAAGTGCCCCGCTTCGATCGACGCTGGTCGCGATCGGTTTGACAATTTTCGGTCTGCTGGGGGCCGCCATCGCGACGCTTCCGGCAGTGCTCGTCGATCCGATGCTCGCCAAAGGGGTGGCCGCCGCTTCGATCGAAGGGCAGACCCTCTACATGATCCTGAACTTCGTCGGGATGGCACTGGCCGGCGCGATCTACCTCGCCGCAACCGGACGGGGATGGTCGTACGTCGACTTTCGTCTGCCATCCACGACGGGGTGGATATACGTCCTCGTCGGCATGGGTGCAAGCATCGCGTTTCTCTTTGTCGTCAATATCGTCGTGCAGCTCTTGTCCCTGCCCGCCGCCGAAAGCGAGGTCGTCGCGATCGTCGGACAGGATCAGACGATGATTCTGATCATGATCGGTATCGTGGTCTTCTTCAACGCACCAGCCGAAGAGTTTCTCTTCCGAAACGTCGTCCAGAAACGGCTCTACGAGGCCTTCACCAGGATGCAGTCGGTGTTGCTCGCGAGCACTATTTTCGCCCTCGTTCACTTCCCGATGTACGTCGCGCTCGCCGACTCGATCGCTGCAACGCTTACGTCGCTTGCCATCATGTTCGGCGGCGCGATCATCTTCGGTACCCTGTACGTAAAGACCAGAAACCTCGTCGTGCCGATCGCTGCACACGCCGCACTGAACGCCTTCCAATTCGGCGTGCTCTACCTCGCTATCGAATACAACGTGGAGGGCGTCGGGACCTCCCCATCGGCGATCGTCGGCATCCTTCCCTCCCTCCCCCCGTAACCGATTTCGGTTATCAGGTCCGCCCGGATCACCACTTTCGCTGCACTCTCCGGCCCTTTATTACCGCCCGCGGGTGAGAGACGGGTATGTCTCAGTCGAAGGGCGACCGCCGCGAACGGGAACTCGTCAACGCGCTCGACGAGGCCGGGTTCGCGGTAATGCGAGCGCCCGCAAGCGGTTCCGCGACCGAACGAGAACTCCCCGACGTTCTCGCAGGTGACGGCGAGCAGTTCTACGCGATCGAAGCGAAATCGAGCTCCGGCGATCCGATCTATCTAACCGGCGAGGAGGTCGAAGCGCTGATCTACTTCGCACGGAACTTCGGCGCGAAACCCCGAATCGGCGTCCGCTTCGACCGCGAAGACTGGTACTTTTTCCATCCCGGTGACCTCTACGTCACCGACGGCGGGAACTATCGCGTCAAGAAGGAAACGGCACTCGCCGAGGGAATCGACTTTCCCGAGTTCACCGGCCAGTCGGAGAAAATCACACTCGAGGAAGTCGGCGACGACCCCGACGACGACGGCCCGGACGAAGAGATTCTTCGCGTTCTGAACGCGGTCCAGCAGGGCGTGATGGGCGCCACCGAAGCCGCGGAACTGCTCGAGTGATCGGCCGTCGGATTTTCAGATCGAGTAATCGTCCGACAGGGATCTCGATCGAGTACGGTCGAGACGATCCCGCTGCGGATCGTGTTCGCGGTTGAACCGGGGAAGGAGGGACGCCCAAACCGAATCGATCGCCCTCAGTCGTCGGCGGCCACGGTCTCCGAGATCGTGTCGGGATCGACCGGCGTGTGCTGGATGATCGGCTCGAACGTCTCGAGGACGGACCGGTCGCCGCCGGTGATGCCCCGAGCCTCGCGGCTTTCGAGTTCCGTCGTAACGAATCGCCGTGCGACGAGCGCGGTTCGCCCGTCGCCGTTCTCGAGATCGGTCTGTGCCTCTTCGAGCAAGAGCGCGGCCGTGAACACCTCAAAGACGTAGTGTGCGAGCCGCTTCGCCGAGAGCTGGGCGTAGTCGGGGTCCTCGCCCGCCAGCGTCACGAACGCTGCTGTTAGCTCCTCGTACTCCGCCGCAACCGTGTCGGCTGCATCTGCAAGCGCCGGATGCGTGACGGCCTCGAGTCGCGCTTCGATTGCCCCCATGAGCGGCTCGTGGGCGCCTTCCCGTTCTAGAGCGCGGAGGACGTCGAGCGAGAGGACGTTCTCGGTCCCTTCCCAGATCGGCAATACCTGCGCGTCCCGAAGCAGGCGATTGGTTACGAAGTCGTCGACGTACCCGTTTCCGCCCTGGATCTCCATGGCATAGGAGGTAGTGTCGACGGCCATCCTGCCCGTGCGAAGTTTGGCGATCGGAATCAACAGCCGCAGTAACTGGTAGTCGTCGTCCTCGTCGCCGGCTCCCTCGGAATCGTCGTTCCCGTCGGTTGTCTTCCGAGAGACGTTGCCCGATCCCTCGCGCCGTCGCGCTCGCTCACGTTCGGAAAACAGCCGGCCGACCTCGGAGACGTACGCGGTCGCAGCCTCGTAGTCGACGGTCATATCGACGAGATCCTCGCGCATCAGCGGGAACTCGTCGATCGTCTTGCCGAAGGCCTCGCGGGTCGCGGCCTGGACTTTGCTCTCCAGGAGCGCACGGCCCATGACCCCGCAGGAAGCGGCGGCGTTCGCGAGTCGCTCCAGATTTAGCATCTCGGTCATCTGTTCGAAGCCGCCCTCCTGCTCGCCGACGAGGAACGCCTTCGTGTCCTCGAATTCGACTTCGCCGGTCGGGACGGCGATCGTCCCGAGCTTGTCCTTCAGGCGTCGGTATAACTGCTCGTTCAGCGCGTCTCCCGGCGGTGGCCCGTCAAACGCTTTGCGATCGCCCTTGGTCAGGACACCCTCGTCGGGATCGCCGTGCGGGACGAGGAACATCGAGAGACCGTCGGTTCCCGCCGGAGCGTCTTCGGTTCGGGCGAGCGCGAGCGTTCCCTCGGCGTCGACGTTCGAACAGAACCACTTCTCGCCGGTGAGCCGCCAGCAATCGGCCTCATCGTCGTACCGAGCCATCGTTTCGTTCGCACCGACGTCGCTGCCGCCCTGCTCTTCCGTGAGGAACATCGCCCCCTCGATCAGCCCGTCGTAGTCACGGCTGACGAGTCCCCGATAGTAGGGCTCGAGGTCGCCGTCGGAGCGACGCGCTGACGTCGCGTTGCTCGCGGCGGTGCCGTCGTCGAAGCGCTCGAGGACGAGCGCCGCGCCGGCGGTCATCGCGATCGGGCAGCCGAACCCGGCGTCGGCGTAACACAGCAGGTGCAACATCGCGAGGAAGTGGCTGAACGGCATCGGCTCGTCGCGCCCGGGTGGGGCCTCGAACGCGTCGGCGATGATCCCCATCTCGTAGACCGTTCGATCGTTCTCGAGTTGTTCGGCCGGATAGCGGACGAAATTCTGCACATTGCCGTACTCGTCGTACGTCTCGAGTTCCGGCCCGTGGTCGTCGACGTAATCCGCGTTTTCCGCGACGGTATGCCCGATCAGCTCGCCGAACTCGGTGAGCTTCGGCTCGGCCCATTCGAACTCGTCGTCGTCGTAAACCCGGCGAAGCTCGCGCTGGAGCGTGCGATCGAGCGTCCAGTAGTTCACATGTCGTCCCCCGTCGAGTTCGCCGTAATCGATACCCGCTCCCATGGCACCTCTATCGATAGCAGCCACCAAGAAAGCGGGCGTTGTCAACGCCCGGTGCGTTGCAAGTCGTTTCGGCGCAGAGACGACGGCGGAGGCGACAGCCGGTTCGGCGGCTGCCGTCCTTCGAGTGCCTCACCGCGTCTTCGCGCGGCATTCTACCCGCAGGGCTTGAAACGTTCAGTCTCAAATCGCTCGGGTCTCTTGCTGCGGATCGTTCTGCTCCGCTTTTCCGTCCGGAGCCCTCACTCCGCTCGGACCTCTCGCTCGAGTCGTGTCCGCGGGAAGACGTAGACCTTCAGCGACGATGGGACGACGCCGTTTCGAGCGACTCGCGCGTGGGGATAGATCGCGCCGACGACCGGGACGTCCGGGTCGTAGTTCTCGTTCGTCGCGTATTCGGCGACGGTGGTGTCGGCCGCCCCGATCTCGACCGCGTCGGCTCGCAGTTCCGAGACGTCGACGACAGTGAGCCGGTCGCCGGTCTCGCGGTCGACGACGGTATCGCTCGGGAAGATTTCGTGATCCGCACAGTAGAAGGGCGCGTCCGCGTTCTCGTCGACGAACATCGTCTCATCGCAGTCGTGGCAGTCGGCTGCGATCTCGCCCGGCGGCGGAGTCCGGCCCTCCGTAATCTCGATCGCGACCCGGCGGATGTGCTTGCACCGGGCCTTGCGGAAAACGTGATCCGGACAGGTACATCGACCGCTCTCGAGATCGATGAGGTAGGTGTGGTCGCTTGCAGATTCGACCTCGTAGAGGCCGTCGCCGAGTGGCAACACCGACATCGGTTCGGTGCGCGCTCGGCGCGATCGCTCCGTGAGGTGATCGTTCGACGGTACTGGAAGCGGCGCTTTCGGTGACGCTGTTGTTTTCATGATGCGTCGAGGGTCGATTCGCTGGTCGGCTGGCTATTCGACGTGGATAGGAATCCCACGGTCATAACGGACGCGCTTGCACATTCAGGTACCCGGTTTATCAGCGGTATCGGAGACTTCTTCGGGGTCGTTCGAGAGAGCAATACTCTCTCGTGATCTGTTGAAACCGTTGGCTACGCTGACCTCGCGGAACTGGGCTCCGCTTAGTGACGAATGGCCGAAGGTCGTTCGAACCACGTGACCCCGAGGCGATCACACGACGTGCTCACTCCGGCGACCGAAGTCGGCGGCGTTCTCATCGACGTAGTGTCGCTGCACGGGAGAGTGCTCTCACAAGCTCCCGTCCGAGATCCCCTTCGAAGCGCTTTTTACCTGGCCGGCGAAACCGACCCGGTAATGCTCGATCGGGAACAGGTCCTCGAAATCGCCGCCTCCGTCGGTGCAGTCCTCGTGATGCTTGCAGCTATGGCCGTCGTCGGGTCCACCTACGGAACCGGCAGTAAGCTTACGCCCGAGGGCGGCTGGATACTCGTCTGGGTCATCGTCGGCTTTATCATTCTTCTCACCGTCATCGGAATCGGTCTGGCCTACGCGCTGAACGAACCGGAGGACGGCTTCGAGACCAACGGCGGGTCGAACGCCGGGGGAACGTTCTAACGGGCATCGGTACGGGTTTCACGTTGGCACCCTGACGATTTGTATGGTTCGTTCAGACGCCGGGTCCGATCCGCTGTACCGATCTGGACTTCGTCATCTCGTCGGTGCCGTCGTTCTGTTGGTGGTCGGTTCGTCGCTTGTCGTTTACGCGCCAGCCGCGGCTCCCGCCGCTACCGCAACCGGGTCGCTGGCGATACTGATAGGACTCGCGATCGCAGTCGCGACGCTGCGACAGGGTTCCCCGCCGGCGGGCGACGGCGGCGAAGACGACACGAACTCGAGCGTCTGGAACGCGATCCCGTCCGAGCAGTACGACGGTCGACACGCCGAATCCGGCGGGCTCACTCGAGATGAGCAAGAGCGCGCGCTGGAAGACATTCGCCAACAGGCCGACGGATTGTCCGACGATCCGTCGCGAAAGTAACGGCGCTCCAATCGTGCCCGACGGTCGGCATATCGTCGCAGCCAGCGCGGTCAGTCGCCGCTTGCGCGTTCGTTGTCGCTCTCGTCGGGTTGCTCCCGCCAGTCGTCGATTTCCTCGTCGTCGGCGTCGTCGATCCGCTCCTCGTAGTAGGCCATCGGGTGGGGGATTCGCTCGCAGAGATCGTCCTTGTTAACGCAGTCGCCGTAGGACTGCATCGTCGCGCAAGACGGCGGCGAATACTCCGTCGGCGAGGTTTCCCCGCGAATGTGGTCGGTCTGATACCGGGTCATCTCCTCACCGAACGACGAATTCACGCGGTAGAGTTCGACGATCTGGTCGGTCGTCATTCCGATGCTCGAGAGGAATGCGGTGATGGCAAACCGGGAGTGATGTGGGAGGTGTTCGCCCTTCTGGATCTGATCGAGGAGGGATTTCATACACGGCGGAAAGAGGTCCGGAACGACGGTGTCGATTTCGCGGGTCAACTCGAGATCCGCCAGCACCTCGCGGATCTGTGCGGCGTCGTCCTCGAGTACGGTCGCGATGGCGTCGGGGACTTCGAAGGGGAGGCCGTCCTCGATACGGGTTCGGATCGCTTCCCGGAGCAGGGTGAGCAGTTCGCCCTCGTCGACCGGTACCTCGCCCGCGTTCAGCGACCGATTGACGAGTCGCCACTCGTCGCCCCACAGATCTTCGGCCAGTGGCAGGTACGTTCCGACGCCGATCCGATGGCCAGAGGCCGTTTCGGCGACCGCTCCGTGTAGATCGAATTCGGCGAGCAGATCGCTCAGTTCCAGTCCCGCCGACTCGACGCTTTTCAGTTCGGTCGTGTCCGCCATGTCGGCGGTAAAGCGGTCGTAGGCCGTTTCGGCCTCGGCGCGGGCATACTTTCGGACGAGAACGCGTTCCTCGAGCATAGAAACGAGCACCCGTGCGACCGGGTACGAGAGCAACTCGATTCGAGCGTCGCGGTGTGGCTCTCCGGTGTCACCCTCCTCGAGCGCGGTAATAACGCGTTGACGGGCTCGGTCGACGACCGCCCGATCCTGCTCGACGACAGTCGCCAGATCGACCGCCTCCGTCGCGACGGACTCGCGAGCGGTCTCGAGAAACGGGTACCTGGCGTGGAGTCGCTGCATCGGTAATAGTGTTTTACCGAAACGGGATAAACGCGCCGGTTAGCACAATATTCCATTAAAGAGTCCGGTCGCGTCGCCGGATCGACGGGGGCGTTCGAATCCGGTTCCCTCCCCAAACCCGGGTGCCGCGACGGCGATAAAATCGTATTACCGGCACGAGAGAGGCGACTCCCCTCGGTCGCGTAACGCGGTTTCGAGGATCGATTTCAAGGGCGCTCGACACGTCATCCCGAGTATGCCACAGGCGACGAGAGACGGCGTGTCGATTTACTACGAGCGCGACGACAGCGACGGCGACGGCGAGGCACCCGTCGTCTTCGTTCAAGGGCTGGGATACGGCCGATGGATGTGGCGCTGGCAGCGCGAAGCGGTCGACTCCGGATACGACGTCATCGCCCCCGACAACCGGGGGACCGGCCGCTCCGACGTCGGACTCCCGCCGCTCGTTCCCCGACTGCCGAGGAAACTCCGCGCCCCCATCATCTTCAAGCTCGCTGGCTACTCGATCGGCGGCCTCGCGGCCGACCTCGAGGCCGTCCTCGACAACGCGGGCATCTACGACGCCCACATCGTCGGCGCGAGTATGGGTGGGATGATCGCCCAGCGATACGCGCTGGAATACTCTCGAACGAAGTCGCTGACGCTTTGCTGTACGAGCCACGGGGGGCCCGACGCAGCACCGGTGCCCGACGAAACGCAGGAACACATGTTCGACACGCCGAGTGGTGCAAGCGAGCGCGAGAAAATCCGCTATCGGATGCGCCCCGCGTTTAACGAACGGTTCACCAATCGGAACCCCCATCTGATGGACCAGATCGTCGAGTGGCGCCTCGAGCAAGACGCCGGGGACCCCGCTCGCGAGGCACAGGCCGCCGCCGTCCTGAACTTCGACGTCAGCGACCGCCTCGAACGTCTCCGCGTACCGACCCTGATCCTCCACGGAACGAACGACGAGGTGGTCCCCGTCGAAAACGCGAGGCTGCTCGAGGAGAAGATTCCGGACAGCCGTCTCGAAATCGTCGAGGGCGGTTCGCATCTCTTCTTTATCGAGGACGATACTACCGTGAACGACCACCTTTTGGCATTTCTCGACGAGCACGATTGACGACGAGCACGATTGACGGGGATTCGTGTTCGTCGCAACTCCGCCGACTGGAGAACGAAATCGCTACGCTCCCAGTAAGTAGTAGCGGAGTTTATTCGACCACAATAAGTCGAGAAACTCAAAGCCAGTACAGCCGCTGTATCTGTCACTCTCGTCTAGCTGATGGCGGTTCCTTCAGTCCGAAACGCAGCTAACTATCGCCCGTTCCCATCACAACCGGTGATATCCTCGCCTCGATGACTTTGGCGTATGCGCAGAGCTTTTCCAGCCAAGAACTCGCCCATCAAATGTAGTTGACAGTATCGGTCCGCGAGGGTGGTTCTGACAGCATCGGACCGCAAGGGTGGTTTGGGAGTAATAGTTTTGATATCGTATGTAAATACTTCAATCCGTTATATATGGGCTGCAGTGATAGAACGACATCAGCAATAAATAAATACGTACTAGATTAGTAAAACTGCCGTGTTATTCGGAATATGTTGTAATATGTGGTGGTTGCAAAACCGTATACTGTCTGTAACATTGGAGATTCTTGTGTATACTTATATTATGATATCTGGTCGGCACTTCTTGCGTGGTTCCCGGGTGGTTCCGGGGGGCGCAGAGAAACTATGTCAAAAGAGACAAAACCGACTATCGATCGACGCAACGTTCTCGCGGGTATCGGCACGACCGGCGCCGGGCTTGCACTCGGCGCGAACAGTGTGATTGCAGGAGAGAAGAATACCGATCACGAACACGAGTACGACGTTCCGGTGGCGATCGACTGGCAGGAGGCGGTCATTACCGGAAAGGGCTGGAAGCAACTCGAGGCATTCCCGGACGAGGACAACGACCGGGTGCAGGACGACGACATCGATTACTGCGACGGAGGTCTGACGAACGATGCCCTCGTCGATGTCGAGGATCCGCTCAGCGATGATCTGCGGACGAACGACGACGACACCGAACGGGGAGATCCGCTGATAAATTTCCACGGCATCAAGCCGGGTTACGGCGGTGAGGTAACGCTCAGCTATCATATCTGTGACGAGCCCGGGAAGCTCACGCTCATAGCGGACGACGTCTCGGTCGACAAGAAACTCGCCCACCTCGCCCGGGCGCGCGTCTGGTACGACGAGTTCGGCGGGATGAAACCACCGAACGGCGGGAACAACGGCACTTACATGCCGGTCACCGGTCCGGTGACCGAGGCGACGCCGAGGATCGACGATATCATCGTCACGGGTGACGATCCGCGGTTCGGAGGCGCTCGAAACTACGACTGCGACGACTACGAGGATCGACTCGACCGGTTCGAAGACGGTGATCTCGAGGGATCTGAAGTGTTCGGCTCGGACTTCGAGGCCGGTGATATCGCAGAGGGATGTGCCACGATCACTGTCGACAGCCGGACCAGCGGGAGCGTCACACTTTCGTCGGACGGTCCCGTTATGATCGTCAGCGTCAAGGGCGGCAACGAAGGTGAGCAGGTCTACGTCTTCGATGAACCCGTCATACTCGACGGTGCCACCTTCTCGACGCCTACCGGTCAGGGTATCAGTAACATCGACGTCTGTTGCGCCGAGAACGGCGACAACGGCAACGGCCACGACAATCGGGGAGACAACGTCTATCAAGAGTACGAGCCGATCATCGTCCAGGGATCGCTCAAAAAAGTACTCCACAGACTCGAGAAGGGCGTCCACATCTCGGGCGATCCGTACGTCGCCGGCCCCTTCGACCGGGACGGTATCCACTACTACGGGTACCCGCGCGTCAACACGAGCGACTGCGAGGTCGCTTCGGCCGACGAGTACGTCCCACAGTGGATCACGGTGGAAAACATCGAAGAGTTCGTCGACGGGAAGAAGGTCGAGAAGATCGTCGACAGCGAGAACGTCGACGACCTCGGCGACTGTATTTCCCACCTCGGCGACGGCGTCGAGTTGTGCATCGACGGCGTCGGCCACGTGGCGATGAACGAGGACAAGCCCCTTCCCGACCTCTGCATCGAGGTCACGAAGATTATCACAGGTAAGAAGGGCAAACCGGTCGGCTTCGAGTGGAAGAGTAACCTGCCGATCTGCCGGATCGAGATTGCCAGCGGTAACCGGACGAAATTGAACGTCTTCGACCGTGCTCGAAAAGGTACCGCACTGGCACCGTTCTACGACGATACCGGTGACAATCACGGTCGGCGGCGTCCGATGACCGGCGTCCGCTTCGGCGTCTGCAGTGATCACGACGAGGACGATTGGTGCATCGAGAACTCTAACACCGGGTACATCGGCTTCGAGTGGTGGATCCCCAGGCATGTCGGTCTCAAAGAGAAAGGGAGTATCCAAGCCAACCTGGACTTCGTCGGGAAGTCCTGCTAACTCTCAGGGTATGGACTCAGTCACCACCGACAACGCGGGCGACACGATCCGTGCGGTCAGAGTGTCCCCTGTCCGCCCGAACAATATTCGTATACCCAACTACCGTGACCGGTCTACAGTCGCATCTCGAACCCGGATCTCTCCGCCACTTCGAACGCCGACGTCGACCCCTTCGTAGGGAAACCACACCTGGTGAGTCCCGGAATCGGTCAGTTGAGCGTTCTCAATTAGGGAATCGAGCGCATCCGGGTCGACGTGCTCGTACAGCGGTCGCAGGTTGCCGGGATCCTCCCCGAGAACGGCGGCAACCGCGGTGACGACGGCTTCGCTCGCTCGTTCGTCGGCGGGGTCGAACGTCGCGATGCATCTGACTGGCTGCGATTCCGTTTCGTCCGTCGAATCGTTCGTGGAGGGCACGAACGACGGTACGAAGGGCGGCCCGGTAGCCCCTTTCCTGCTCATGTCCTCTTTTTAAGCCATCCGAACCGACGGATATCTCGAGAGAACGCGGTTGCAGCCGAGCAGAACTACCGACAATGGAGAGCGTCTTCGACCCGTCAGTCGCTCTGGATTCGCGGTGCGAGCATGTAGGTAACCTGTCCCTGCCCCTCCGCGAAGCCGAAGTAGATTTTGACGGGGAACTCCTCGCCGAGATCGAGCGTAACCTCGGTATCCGAGGGGATCGCCTTGTTCATGTCTTTGAGGTAATCGAGCGAGAACAGCGAGTGTGCGGGACCGACCTGCAGATCGATCAGGTCCGTTTCCGTTAGTTCGAGGTGGACGTCGTCGGTGTCGCCCTCCGCGTCGACGTAGAAATACTCCTCGTTCTCGTCGACGCCGAGTGCGATGTGGTCGGACACCATGTCAGCGGCCGTCACCGACCGGTTGACGTCTTTCCCCTCGAGAATGACCTCTGCGGGAAGATCGAGGTCCGGAATGTCCGGCTCCTGGCGGATCGAATCGGGGTCGATGAGCGCGAGCGTGTACTCGAGTCCGTCGATCTGGATGTGGAGTTTCCGTGTCTCTTCGTCGAGTTCGATCTGGATGAGCTGGCCGGATTCGGCCATGCCAGCGATGTCTTCCAGTCGCGAGAGGTCGACGCCGATCAGCCCGCCGTCAGCTTCGTAGGACTCGAACGCAGCCGAATCGAGCGAGAGGTCGACCATCCCGACGTTCGCGGGGTCGACGGCCCGGATTTCGAGGCCGTCCTCCTCGAGGTGGATTTTGCACTCGTCGACCAGCACGCTCACCGAGTCGAGCGCGCTGGTGAGCGTTTCGGCGCTCACGATGGCCTTGAACATATAGGTCGCCGTACGAACGGTTGCCATAAAAAGGCACCCTTTACGCACGGCCGCGGCTCGTTCGGTGGTGCCGACCGACACGATCGGACGCGTTCCGTTCCGGAAACGGCATCGACCGCGTTTTACCCCCGGAAGGCTGCGGTGTTTTGAGGATGCCGACGGTAGGTTCCTGTACGAACGCCATGCACGTAACCGTACTCAGCACGGGTGGCACGATCGCCAGTACCGACGGCGACGATGGTGCGTCTCCGACCAAACGGGGCAGCGAACTCGTCGGCGCGGTCCCGGCGCTGGAAGCGTACGCCGACGTCGACGTCGACCAGGTCGCGCAGGTGCCGAGCTTCGAGATGGACGCCGAGACGCTCGAGTCGATCGGCGAACGAGTCCGCGAACTCGACGGGAA
This window harbors:
- a CDS encoding DNA polymerase sliding clamp, whose translation is MFKAIVSAETLTSALDSVSVLVDECKIHLEEDGLEIRAVDPANVGMVDLSLDSAAFESYEADGGLIGVDLSRLEDIAGMAESGQLIQIELDEETRKLHIQIDGLEYTLALIDPDSIRQEPDIPDLDLPAEVILEGKDVNRSVTAADMVSDHIALGVDENEEYFYVDAEGDTDDVHLELTETDLIDLQVGPAHSLFSLDYLKDMNKAIPSDTEVTLDLGEEFPVKIYFGFAEGQGQVTYMLAPRIQSD